The following are encoded in a window of Amycolatopsis lexingtonensis genomic DNA:
- a CDS encoding FAD-binding and (Fe-S)-binding domain-containing protein has protein sequence MADLDVGALAGALREAVAGEVRFDPGTRAAYSTDASNFRQVPIGVVLPRTPEDAVAAVAVAREFGAPVLSRGGGTSLAGQCTNTAVVLDFSQYCTELESVDTGARTCVVQPGIVLDVLNSRLAETGLRFGPEPATHMNCTLGGMIGNNSCGATAQRTGKVVDNVKRLEVLTYDGTRFWCGETTDEEYAEIERHGDKRSAIYRQLRRLRDEYADEIRRRFPDIPRRVSGYNLDSLLPEHGFDVAGLLVGSESTLVTVLRAELELVPVLPERTLVVLGYPDIATAAEAVPSILPHEPVALEGVDHKLIRDQQIKDMNPQALEELPEGRAFLMVQFAGRTTEEVDAQAHRMLTALHGTAHEADVEFLDDPERENELWQVREAGLGATAHVPGKADTFEGWEDSAVAPGRLGEYLRKLTALYEEFGYASETGPSLYGHFGQGCVHTRIPFDLYSADGVATYRRFMERAADLVASMGGSLSGEHGDGQSRGELLPKMFGADLVTAFGRLKAVFDPENRMNPGKVVAPARLDEHLRLGGDWAPADPRDLRFRFPGDGGSFAQAANRCVGVGRCRQHTTSGGEVMCPSYQVTGEEEHSTRGRARLLFEMLDGHGDSPVGDGWRSTEVRDALDLCLACKGCKTDCPANVDMATYKAEFLSHHYEGRPWRRPRSDFTMGWLPAFARLVGKLRAGKLVNALTHAPGLARLATLAAGVENREIPLFAGETLQQWFARRMPRGTGARGTVLLWPDTFTNSFHPHVGQAAVRVMEDAGWRVALPSAPLCCGLTWISTGQLDVAKRILARTVRALAPHLREGGLVVGLEPSCTAVFRSDAFELFPGDQDVRRLRARTVTLAELLTEHSPGYRPPQLEVKAIAQVHCHQHAVLGWDADQQLLKAAGVDAEHLDSGCCGLAGNFGFEKGHLDVSEACAERVLLPRVRAAEPGTAVLADGFSCRTQLHQLDSGGREGVHLAELLDFALGKGGPR, from the coding sequence ATGGCAGACCTCGACGTCGGCGCGCTCGCCGGAGCGCTGCGGGAAGCGGTCGCCGGCGAAGTCCGCTTCGACCCCGGCACCCGGGCCGCGTACTCGACCGACGCCTCGAACTTCCGCCAGGTCCCGATCGGCGTCGTCCTCCCCCGCACCCCGGAGGACGCCGTCGCCGCGGTCGCGGTCGCGCGGGAGTTCGGCGCCCCGGTCCTGTCCCGCGGCGGCGGCACCAGCCTCGCCGGCCAGTGCACCAACACCGCCGTCGTGCTCGACTTCTCCCAGTACTGCACCGAACTCGAGTCCGTCGACACCGGTGCCCGCACGTGCGTGGTCCAGCCCGGGATCGTGCTCGACGTCCTGAACTCCCGGCTGGCGGAGACCGGCCTGCGGTTCGGGCCGGAACCGGCGACGCACATGAACTGCACGCTCGGCGGCATGATCGGCAACAACTCCTGCGGCGCCACCGCCCAGCGGACCGGCAAGGTCGTCGACAACGTCAAGCGCCTGGAAGTCCTCACCTACGACGGCACCCGCTTCTGGTGCGGTGAAACCACCGACGAGGAATACGCCGAAATCGAACGCCACGGCGACAAGCGGTCGGCGATCTACCGGCAGCTCCGCCGGCTGCGCGACGAGTACGCCGACGAGATCCGCCGCCGGTTCCCGGACATCCCCCGCCGCGTTTCGGGCTACAACCTCGATTCCCTGCTGCCCGAGCACGGTTTCGACGTCGCCGGGTTGCTCGTCGGCAGCGAGTCCACTTTGGTCACCGTGCTGCGGGCCGAGCTGGAACTGGTGCCCGTGCTGCCGGAGCGGACGCTCGTCGTGCTCGGCTACCCCGACATCGCCACGGCCGCCGAGGCCGTGCCGTCGATCCTGCCGCACGAGCCGGTCGCGCTGGAAGGCGTCGACCACAAGCTGATCCGCGACCAGCAGATCAAGGACATGAACCCGCAAGCTCTCGAGGAACTCCCCGAGGGCCGCGCGTTCCTGATGGTGCAGTTCGCCGGGCGGACCACCGAAGAGGTCGACGCCCAGGCCCACCGGATGCTCACGGCCCTGCACGGCACCGCGCACGAAGCCGACGTCGAGTTCCTGGACGACCCCGAGCGGGAAAACGAGCTGTGGCAGGTCCGCGAAGCCGGGCTCGGCGCGACCGCGCACGTCCCGGGCAAGGCCGACACCTTCGAAGGCTGGGAGGATTCCGCCGTCGCACCCGGACGGCTCGGGGAGTACCTGCGGAAGCTGACGGCGCTGTACGAGGAGTTCGGCTACGCGAGCGAGACCGGGCCGAGCCTGTACGGGCACTTCGGCCAAGGCTGCGTGCACACCCGGATCCCGTTCGACCTCTACTCCGCCGACGGCGTCGCCACCTACCGCCGGTTCATGGAACGCGCGGCCGACCTCGTCGCGTCGATGGGCGGTTCCTTGTCGGGCGAGCACGGCGACGGGCAGTCGCGCGGCGAGCTGCTGCCGAAGATGTTCGGCGCCGACCTCGTCACCGCGTTCGGCAGGCTCAAAGCCGTCTTCGACCCGGAAAACCGGATGAACCCCGGCAAGGTCGTCGCCCCGGCCCGGCTCGACGAACACCTGCGCCTCGGCGGCGACTGGGCGCCGGCGGACCCGCGGGACCTGCGCTTCCGGTTCCCCGGCGACGGCGGTTCGTTCGCCCAGGCCGCCAACCGCTGCGTCGGCGTCGGCCGCTGCCGGCAGCACACCACCAGCGGCGGGGAGGTGATGTGCCCGTCGTACCAGGTGACCGGCGAAGAGGAGCACTCCACGCGGGGGCGGGCTCGGCTGCTGTTCGAGATGCTCGACGGGCACGGCGACAGCCCGGTCGGCGACGGCTGGCGCTCCACCGAAGTCCGCGACGCGCTCGACCTCTGCCTGGCCTGCAAGGGGTGCAAGACCGACTGCCCGGCCAATGTGGACATGGCCACCTACAAGGCGGAGTTCCTGTCCCACCACTACGAAGGCCGCCCGTGGCGCCGGCCGCGGTCCGACTTCACGATGGGCTGGCTGCCCGCCTTCGCCCGGCTCGTCGGCAAGCTCCGCGCCGGAAAGCTGGTCAACGCCCTCACGCACGCCCCGGGCCTGGCCCGGCTGGCCACGCTGGCCGCGGGCGTCGAGAACCGCGAAATCCCGCTGTTCGCAGGGGAAACACTGCAGCAGTGGTTCGCCCGCCGCATGCCACGCGGTACGGGCGCCCGCGGCACGGTGCTGCTGTGGCCGGACACGTTCACCAACTCCTTCCACCCGCACGTCGGGCAGGCCGCGGTCCGGGTCATGGAAGACGCCGGGTGGCGGGTGGCGCTGCCGTCCGCGCCCCTCTGCTGCGGCCTCACCTGGATCTCCACCGGGCAGCTCGACGTCGCCAAGCGCATCCTCGCCCGCACCGTCCGGGCGCTGGCCCCGCATCTGCGCGAAGGCGGACTCGTCGTGGGCTTGGAACCCAGCTGCACGGCCGTGTTCCGGTCGGACGCGTTCGAGCTGTTCCCCGGCGACCAGGACGTCCGGCGGCTGCGCGCGCGGACGGTCACCCTCGCCGAGCTGCTCACCGAGCACTCCCCCGGCTACCGCCCGCCACAGCTCGAGGTGAAGGCGATCGCCCAGGTGCACTGCCACCAGCACGCGGTCCTGGGCTGGGACGCCGATCAGCAGCTGCTGAAAGCGGCCGGCGTCGACGCCGAACACCTGGACTCCGGTTGTTGCGGCCTGGCCGGGAACTTCGGGTTCGAGAAGGGGCACCTCGACGTCTCCGAGGCGTGCGCCGAGCGCGTCCTGCTCCCCCGCGTCCGCGCCGCCGAGCCGGGCACCGCGGTGCTCGCCGACGGGTTCAGCTGCCGCACCCAGCTGCACCAGCTCGACAGCGGCGGCCGGGAAGGCGTGCACCTGGCCGAACTCCTCGACTTCGCGCTCGGCAAGGGCGGCCCGCGGTGA
- a CDS encoding thiamine pyrophosphate-requiring protein has protein sequence MAQTVGDHLLQRLREWGVEQVFAYPGDGINGLVASFGKADNQPRFVQTRHEEMAAFAAVGYAKFSGNVGVCMATSGPGAIHLLNGLYDAKLDHVPVVAIVGQTARSAMGGSYQQEVDLQSLYKDVASEYLVEVNVAEQLPNALDRAIRTAQSSRCPTALIIPADLQEEPYEAPKHAFKQVPSSPPSTSWPAPVPAERDLDAAAEVLNAGEKVAILVGQGARGAAEEVRQVAEVTGAGVAKALLGKDVLSDELPYVTGAIGLLGTRPSYELMRDCDTLLIVGSNFPYSQFLPDFGQARAVQIDLDGRLIGMRYPTEVNLVGDSAATLRAILPRLTSKPDRSWRETVEKNVSSWWDTIDKEADVDADPVNPMLVVSELSKRIPENAIVTADSGSSTNWYARNLRIRGDIRGSLSGTLATMGPGVPYAIGAKFAHPDRPVIALVGDGAMQMNGLAELITIARYQSLWTDPTCVICVFHNNDLNQVTWELRAMGGAPKFEESQSLPDVDYAGFALSLGLTAVTVDKPDQLASAWDTALSAGKPAVLDVRCDPEVPPIPPHATFEQVKSAAQAVLKGDPDAFHLVAQGVKTKLQEFLPGKKN, from the coding sequence ATGGCCCAGACAGTCGGCGACCACCTGCTCCAGCGCTTGCGCGAATGGGGTGTCGAGCAGGTGTTCGCCTATCCCGGCGACGGGATCAACGGCCTCGTCGCCTCCTTCGGCAAAGCGGACAACCAGCCTCGTTTCGTCCAGACCCGGCACGAGGAGATGGCCGCGTTCGCGGCGGTCGGTTACGCGAAGTTCAGCGGAAATGTCGGCGTCTGCATGGCCACTTCCGGCCCCGGCGCGATCCACCTGCTCAACGGCCTCTACGACGCCAAGCTCGACCACGTCCCGGTCGTCGCGATCGTCGGGCAGACCGCCCGCAGCGCGATGGGCGGCAGCTACCAGCAGGAAGTCGACCTGCAGTCGCTCTACAAGGACGTCGCGAGCGAGTATCTCGTCGAGGTGAACGTCGCCGAGCAGCTGCCGAACGCCCTCGACCGGGCGATCCGCACGGCGCAGTCCTCCCGCTGCCCGACCGCGCTGATCATCCCGGCCGACTTGCAGGAAGAGCCGTACGAAGCGCCGAAGCACGCCTTCAAGCAGGTGCCCTCCAGCCCGCCGAGCACGTCCTGGCCGGCGCCGGTGCCCGCCGAGCGCGACCTCGATGCCGCCGCCGAAGTCCTCAACGCCGGCGAGAAGGTCGCCATCCTGGTCGGCCAAGGCGCCCGCGGCGCGGCCGAGGAGGTTCGCCAGGTCGCCGAGGTCACCGGGGCGGGCGTGGCGAAAGCCTTGCTGGGCAAGGACGTCCTGTCCGACGAGCTGCCGTACGTGACCGGCGCGATCGGGCTGCTCGGCACCCGGCCGAGCTACGAGCTGATGCGCGATTGCGACACGCTGCTGATCGTCGGCTCGAACTTCCCCTACAGCCAGTTCCTCCCGGACTTCGGCCAGGCGCGCGCGGTGCAGATCGACCTGGACGGCCGGTTGATCGGGATGCGCTACCCGACCGAGGTCAACCTCGTCGGCGACAGCGCGGCCACCCTCCGGGCCATCCTGCCCCGGCTGACGAGCAAACCGGACCGCTCGTGGCGCGAGACGGTCGAGAAGAACGTCTCGTCCTGGTGGGACACCATCGACAAGGAAGCCGACGTCGACGCCGACCCGGTGAACCCGATGCTCGTCGTGTCGGAGCTGTCGAAGCGGATCCCCGAAAACGCGATCGTCACCGCGGACTCCGGCTCCTCCACCAACTGGTACGCCCGCAACCTGCGCATCCGCGGCGACATCCGCGGCTCGCTGTCGGGCACCCTCGCCACCATGGGCCCGGGCGTGCCGTACGCGATCGGCGCGAAGTTCGCCCACCCGGACCGGCCGGTGATCGCCCTCGTCGGCGACGGCGCCATGCAGATGAACGGCCTCGCCGAGCTGATCACCATCGCCCGCTACCAGAGCCTGTGGACCGACCCGACGTGCGTGATCTGCGTGTTCCACAACAACGATCTCAACCAGGTCACCTGGGAGCTGCGCGCGATGGGCGGCGCGCCGAAGTTCGAGGAGTCCCAGAGCCTGCCGGACGTCGACTACGCCGGTTTCGCGCTCTCGCTCGGGCTCACGGCCGTCACGGTGGACAAGCCGGACCAGCTCGCGTCGGCGTGGGACACGGCGCTGTCCGCGGGCAAGCCCGCGGTGCTCGACGTCCGCTGCGACCCCGAGGTGCCGCCGATCCCGCCGCACGCCACCTTCGAGCAGGTGAAGTCCGCGGCCCAGGCGGTGCTCAAGGGCGACCCCGACGCGTTCCACCTCGTCGCGCAGGGGGTCAAGACGAAGCTGCAGGAGTTCTTGCCGGGCAAGAAGAACTGA
- a CDS encoding TIGR03557 family F420-dependent LLM class oxidoreductase gives MTSIGYFLSCEQYGPRELIAQAKAAEAAGFEKLWISDHFHPWNDEQGQSPFVWSVIGALSEAVSLPVTTAVTCPTIRLHPAVIAQAAATAAVQLDGRFVLGVGSGEALNEHILGDPWPSVGERLAMLEEAIEVIRELHAAGIRGESVSHRGPHYRVQDARIYTVPERPVPIYVSGFGPQATELAGRIGDGYCTVMPDADLVRAFRESGGGDKPVQAGMKVSWDADADAALDVAHRLWASDALPGQLGQIIPRPEDFAAAMSLVSRDDVAEAIVCGDDPKAHAERVRQYVDAGVDEVYVQQVGPDHDAFFRGWQEHVLPEFR, from the coding sequence ATGACGTCGATCGGATACTTCTTGTCCTGCGAGCAGTACGGCCCGCGTGAACTGATCGCCCAGGCCAAGGCGGCCGAGGCCGCGGGGTTCGAGAAGCTGTGGATCTCCGACCACTTCCACCCGTGGAACGACGAGCAGGGGCAGAGCCCGTTCGTCTGGTCGGTGATCGGGGCGCTGTCGGAGGCGGTCTCGCTGCCGGTGACGACGGCGGTGACCTGCCCGACGATCCGGCTGCACCCGGCGGTGATCGCCCAGGCGGCGGCGACCGCGGCCGTGCAGCTCGACGGGCGGTTCGTGCTGGGGGTGGGGTCGGGGGAGGCGCTCAACGAGCACATCCTCGGCGACCCGTGGCCGTCGGTCGGGGAACGGCTGGCCATGCTCGAAGAGGCGATCGAGGTCATCCGGGAACTGCACGCGGCCGGCATCCGGGGCGAGTCCGTCAGCCACCGCGGGCCGCACTACCGGGTGCAGGACGCCCGGATCTACACGGTGCCGGAGCGGCCGGTGCCGATCTACGTCTCCGGCTTCGGGCCGCAGGCGACCGAGCTCGCCGGCCGGATCGGGGACGGCTACTGCACCGTCATGCCGGACGCCGACCTGGTGCGCGCGTTCCGCGAGTCCGGCGGCGGTGACAAGCCGGTGCAGGCCGGGATGAAGGTGAGCTGGGACGCCGACGCGGACGCCGCCCTCGACGTCGCGCACCGGCTGTGGGCCAGCGACGCGCTGCCGGGTCAGCTGGGCCAGATCATCCCGCGACCGGAGGACTTCGCCGCGGCGATGTCGCTGGTCTCGCGCGACGACGTCGCCGAGGCGATCGTGTGCGGCGACGACCCGAAGGCCCACGCGGAGCGCGTCCGGCAGTACGTCGACGCGGGGGTGGACGAGGTCTACGTCCAGCAGGTCGGCCCGGACCACGACGCGTTCTTCCGCGGCTGGCAGGAGCACGTGCTGCCCGAGTTCCGCTGA
- a CDS encoding glycoside hydrolase family 15 protein — protein MTGFAPHVLREYALLADGERGALGGPRGDICWLCAPGWSDSAVLSSLIGGTGSYTVSPVDTYVWGGYYEPGSLIWRNRWVTTSTAVECREALARPADPHRVVLLRRVEAVERDVRVRVRLDLADDFGRRPLCELRRGDDGTWTGRAGDLWVRWTGAAGPGLGFELTVPSGGHHDLVLEISSRQLPDPVEAGRLWQATEQAWHADVPRFENSVAPRDARHAYAVLRGLTTGTGGMVAAATLGLPERAEAGRNYDYRYVWLRDQCYAGLAAAVGEPHPLLDDALRFTTARVLDHGDRLLPAYRTDGTPPPGETRLDLPGYPGGAGIVGNHVNEQFQLDALGELLQLHAAAARHGRLGADDRRATAIVVQLITDRWDTPEAGVWELHDEWWTHSRLACVAGLRALAREVPRGDELTRLADKLLAETTARCLGPRGAWQRSPAHPGTDAALLLPPVRGALPPEDPRTRATLAAVEDTLTEDGYVYRFAPDDRRLGEAEGAFLLCGFTMALAHWHQGDQATALRWFERNRASCGPPGLLAEEYDVRQRQLRGNLPQAFVHALLLETSQRFAC, from the coding sequence GTGACCGGCTTCGCCCCGCACGTCCTGCGCGAGTACGCGCTGCTGGCCGACGGCGAGCGCGGCGCGCTGGGCGGCCCACGCGGGGACATCTGCTGGCTCTGCGCGCCCGGGTGGTCCGACAGCGCCGTGCTGTCCTCGCTCATCGGCGGCACCGGCAGCTACACCGTCAGCCCGGTGGACACGTACGTCTGGGGCGGGTACTACGAGCCCGGCAGCCTGATCTGGCGCAACCGCTGGGTGACGACGTCGACCGCGGTCGAATGCCGGGAAGCGCTGGCCCGCCCCGCGGACCCGCACCGGGTGGTCCTGCTGCGCCGCGTCGAAGCCGTCGAGCGGGACGTCCGGGTCCGCGTCCGGCTCGACCTGGCCGACGACTTCGGCCGCCGCCCGTTGTGCGAGCTTCGCCGCGGCGACGACGGGACGTGGACCGGCCGCGCCGGCGACCTTTGGGTGCGGTGGACCGGCGCCGCCGGGCCCGGGCTGGGGTTCGAGCTGACCGTCCCGTCCGGCGGCCACCACGACCTGGTCCTGGAGATCTCCTCGCGGCAGTTGCCGGACCCGGTCGAGGCAGGTCGGCTGTGGCAAGCCACCGAACAGGCCTGGCACGCCGACGTCCCCCGGTTCGAAAACAGCGTCGCGCCCCGGGACGCGCGGCACGCCTACGCGGTCCTGCGCGGGCTGACCACCGGCACCGGCGGCATGGTCGCCGCGGCCACGCTGGGCCTGCCGGAACGCGCCGAAGCCGGCCGCAACTACGACTACCGGTACGTCTGGCTGCGCGACCAGTGCTACGCCGGCCTCGCCGCCGCCGTCGGGGAACCCCATCCGCTGCTCGACGACGCCCTGCGGTTCACCACCGCCCGCGTCCTCGACCACGGCGACCGGCTCCTGCCCGCCTACCGCACCGATGGCACCCCGCCGCCCGGTGAGACGCGGCTGGACCTGCCCGGCTACCCCGGCGGCGCCGGCATCGTGGGCAACCACGTCAACGAACAGTTCCAGCTCGACGCCTTGGGCGAGCTGCTGCAGCTGCATGCGGCCGCGGCCCGCCACGGCCGCCTGGGCGCCGATGACCGGCGCGCCACCGCCATCGTCGTCCAGCTCATCACCGACAGGTGGGACACGCCGGAGGCGGGCGTCTGGGAGCTGCACGACGAGTGGTGGACGCACTCGCGGCTCGCGTGCGTCGCGGGCCTGCGCGCGCTGGCCCGCGAGGTACCCCGCGGCGACGAGCTGACCCGGCTCGCCGACAAGCTGCTCGCCGAAACGACCGCGCGCTGCCTCGGCCCGCGCGGAGCGTGGCAGCGCAGCCCGGCGCACCCCGGCACGGACGCGGCCCTGTTGCTACCGCCCGTGCGCGGCGCCCTGCCACCCGAAGACCCGCGAACGCGCGCGACGCTCGCCGCGGTCGAGGACACGCTGACCGAGGACGGCTACGTCTACCGCTTCGCCCCGGACGACCGCCGCCTCGGCGAGGCCGAAGGCGCGTTCCTGCTGTGCGGCTTCACCATGGCACTCGCGCACTGGCACCAGGGCGACCAGGCCACGGCGTTACGCTGGTTCGAGCGCAACCGCGCGTCGTGCGGACCGCCCGGGCTCTTGGCGGAGGAGTACGACGTCCGGCAGCGCCAGCTGCGGGGCAACCTGCCGCAGGCGTTCGTCCACGCTCTGCTGCTGGAGACCTCGCAGCGCTTCGCCTGCTGA
- a CDS encoding enolase C-terminal domain-like protein — protein sequence MSTVDRVGARAYRVPTPGPEADGTLEWDSTTIVVVHVEAAGVTGLGWTYADAACVPLIEGTLAPVVRGRPVLDVPACWTAMRRAIRNLGRPGLVSCALSAVDIALSDAAARSLGLPLGRLLGRVRDEAAVYGSGGFTTFSDGELVAQLDDWVRRRRIPRVKIKIGESWGSRTRRDLDRVAVTRDKVGDDVEIFVDANGAYQVGQARRIAERLLEWGVTWFEEPVSSDDLPGLAAVRFPGGPDVAAGEYGYDLPYFARMVPVVDCLQVDVTRCGGYTEWARAAAVAAAANRDVSAHCAPNLSAHAAVATPNFRHIEWFADHDRIERALFDGCLDPSGGTVTPSMSVPGHGLTFRPEAAAEYAL from the coding sequence ATGTCCACCGTCGACCGGGTCGGTGCCCGCGCCTACCGGGTGCCGACCCCCGGCCCGGAGGCGGACGGGACCCTGGAGTGGGACTCGACGACGATCGTCGTGGTGCACGTCGAGGCGGCGGGCGTCACCGGGCTGGGCTGGACCTACGCCGACGCGGCCTGCGTGCCGCTGATCGAGGGCACCCTCGCCCCGGTCGTGCGCGGTCGACCGGTGCTCGACGTCCCCGCCTGCTGGACGGCCATGCGGCGCGCCATCCGCAACCTCGGCCGTCCCGGCCTGGTCTCCTGCGCGCTGTCCGCCGTCGACATCGCGTTGTCGGACGCCGCCGCCCGCTCGCTCGGACTGCCCCTCGGCAGGCTGCTCGGCCGGGTGCGCGATGAGGCCGCCGTCTACGGCAGCGGCGGCTTCACCACCTTCAGCGACGGCGAACTGGTCGCGCAGCTGGACGATTGGGTGCGCCGCCGTCGCATTCCCCGGGTCAAGATCAAGATCGGCGAGTCCTGGGGCAGCCGGACGCGCCGCGACCTGGACCGGGTCGCCGTGACGCGGGACAAGGTCGGCGACGACGTCGAGATCTTCGTCGACGCCAACGGCGCGTACCAGGTCGGGCAGGCCCGCCGGATCGCCGAACGGCTGCTGGAGTGGGGCGTCACCTGGTTCGAGGAGCCGGTCTCGAGCGACGACCTCCCCGGGCTCGCGGCCGTCCGCTTCCCCGGCGGCCCGGACGTCGCGGCCGGCGAATACGGCTACGACCTGCCCTACTTCGCGCGCATGGTGCCGGTCGTGGACTGCCTGCAGGTCGACGTCACCCGCTGCGGCGGGTACACCGAGTGGGCCCGGGCGGCCGCCGTCGCCGCGGCGGCCAACCGCGACGTCTCCGCGCACTGCGCGCCGAACCTGTCCGCGCACGCCGCGGTGGCCACGCCGAACTTCCGGCACATCGAATGGTTCGCCGACCACGACCGGATCGAACGCGCCCTCTTCGACGGCTGCCTCGACCCGAGCGGCGGCACCGTCACGCCGTCGATGTCCGTCCCCGGGCACGGCCTGACCTTCCGGCCCGAAGCCGCCGCCGAATACGCACTCTGA
- a CDS encoding SDR family oxidoreductase: MSDTQVVVVTGASGGIGRAVARAFGARRARVALLARGERGLAAAAADVERGGGTALAIPTDVADFGAVDAAAERAEKELGPIDVWVNVAFTSVFAPFEDIGPDEFRRVTEVSYLGYVHGTMAALNRMKPRDRGTVVQVGSALAYRGIPLQSAYCGAKHAIQGFNESLRCELLHEGSHVRTTMVQMPAVNTPQFSWVLSRLPDHAQPVPPIYQPEVAARAVLYATDHPRRREYWVGGSTAGTLIANAVAPGILDRYLAKTGFKAQQTGSPKPADQPANLWAPADRDTDFGAHGEFDAKSTPRSLQLWASRHHGLLAAGGSALAATALAVWRRARS, from the coding sequence ATGTCTGACACCCAGGTCGTCGTCGTGACCGGAGCCAGCGGCGGCATCGGCCGCGCGGTCGCCCGTGCCTTCGGCGCCCGGCGGGCGCGGGTCGCGCTGCTGGCCCGCGGCGAACGCGGGCTGGCGGCCGCCGCCGCGGACGTCGAACGCGGCGGCGGAACCGCCTTGGCGATCCCCACCGACGTCGCCGACTTCGGCGCGGTCGACGCCGCCGCCGAGCGGGCCGAGAAAGAACTCGGGCCGATCGACGTCTGGGTCAACGTCGCCTTCACCTCGGTCTTCGCCCCCTTCGAAGACATCGGGCCGGACGAGTTCCGCCGCGTCACCGAGGTCAGCTACCTCGGCTACGTCCACGGCACGATGGCCGCCCTGAACCGGATGAAGCCGCGGGACCGCGGCACGGTGGTCCAGGTCGGCTCCGCGCTCGCGTACCGCGGAATCCCGTTGCAGAGCGCCTATTGCGGCGCCAAGCACGCCATCCAGGGCTTCAACGAATCGCTGCGCTGCGAACTCCTCCACGAAGGCAGCCACGTCCGGACGACCATGGTGCAGATGCCCGCCGTCAACACCCCGCAGTTCTCCTGGGTGCTTTCGCGGCTGCCGGACCACGCGCAGCCGGTGCCCCCGATCTACCAGCCCGAGGTCGCCGCCCGCGCCGTGCTGTACGCCACCGATCACCCCCGCCGGCGGGAGTACTGGGTCGGCGGCAGCACCGCCGGCACGCTCATCGCAAACGCCGTCGCGCCCGGGATCCTCGACCGCTACCTCGCCAAGACGGGCTTCAAAGCGCAGCAGACCGGCTCGCCCAAGCCCGCCGACCAGCCGGCGAACCTGTGGGCACCGGCCGACCGTGACACAGACTTCGGCGCCCACGGCGAGTTCGACGCGAAGTCCACGCCGCGCAGCCTCCAGCTGTGGGCGAGCCGGCACCACGGCCTCCTCGCGGCGGGCGGCAGTGCCCTGGCCGCGACGGCGCTGGCCGTCTGGCGGCGGGCTCGCTCGTGA